One window from the genome of Bacillus rossius redtenbacheri isolate Brsri chromosome 10, Brsri_v3, whole genome shotgun sequence encodes:
- the LOC134535843 gene encoding transmembrane protein 117-like isoform X2 → MASPSRVHRSTLSLRAASAADFWGRLSQSMAFIDGSTRSSSADSSSLGGRGRAACQRRAQAGGDRSQQETWHHVFAEGGDWELRACLPPATTSASVLLELTAAGADCRVARRLSTPADLWRAHARKPSSWEESSALQRRRSALLVAARRGNTAGRGAGNTAGRGAGNAAFLVLPAAADEDKRDARYFFQHPYSRLCVTYLVIFCNFLLFAEDPISHSHTESDIPVVGNVFSFVLTKYPPEWRWSVIKVLTWLLAMMCGMILGKLIIHGILFSQILRLKMFRDDQGSWMTMFLTVIVSLYMFSHAYNLLLFLWYNDASYQINSHMGVTNASLMKAAACSTWLGDLVTALMVTDMMLQDTLYPLWAPRLRALWRRSDLPRILVFWVGSVLATAVVVTLIVSDWISWDHLNKDFLSTTELSRAFLASSILVMDLLIVMQDWDFPHFTTTLHVNLPGFNVATLKWKYAEVDITGKWFNYGIIVMVTLLDLNMWKNQIIYDPAEFGQYTGCYRPGRQDPHGERLGGTRDRERQLLDVGEPLASQSRHGTALFLRGHGDELTLHGLPTVC, encoded by the exons ATGGCCTCGCCGTCGCGCGTGCACAGGTCGACTCTCTCGCTGCGCGCGGCCTCCGCCGCCGACTTCTGGGGCCGCCTGTCGCAGAGCATGGCGTTCATCGACGGCAGCACGCGCAGCTCCTCCGCGGACTCGTCGTCCCTAGGGGGTCGCGGGAGGGCGGCCTGCCAGCGGCGCGCGCAGGCCGGCGGCGACCGCAGCCAGCAGGAGACGTGGCACCACGTGTTCGCCGAGGGCGGCGACTGGGAGCTGAGGGCGTGCCTGCCCCCGGCGACCACCTCCGCGTCGGTGCTGCTGGAGCTGACCGCCGCCGGCGCGGACTGCCGCGTCGCCCGGCGCCTCTCC ACGCCCGCCGACCTGTGGCGCGCCCACGCGAGAAAGCCCAGCAGCTGGGAGGAGAGCTCGGCGCTGCAGAGGCGCCGCAGCGCGCTCCTGgtcgcggcgcggcgcggcaacACCGCCGGCCGCGGCGCCGGCAACACCGCCGGCCGCGGCGCCGGCAACGCCGCCTTCCTCGTGCTGCCCGCCGCCGCCGACGAGGACAAGAGGGACGCGCGCTACTTCTTCCAGCACCCCTACAGCCGCCTCTGCGTCACCTACCTCGTCATCTTCTGCAACTTCCTGCTGTTCGCCGAGGACCCCATTTCCCACAGCCACACGG AGTCTGATATCCCTGTGGTTGGAAACGTGTTTAGTTTTGTGCTAACAAAATACCCTCCCGAATGGCGGTGGTCTGTGATTAAG GTTTTAACTTGGCTATTGGCGATGATGTGCGGAATGATTTTGGGCAAACTAATTATACACGGTATCCTCTTCAGTCAAATACTTCGATTGAAGATGTTCAGGGATGATCAG GGTTCATGGATGACTATGTTCCTGACAGTGATTGTGTCTTTATATATGTTCTCCCATGCGTACAACCTACTGCTGTTTCTGTGGTATAATGATGCAAGCTACCAGATAAATAGCCATATGGGCGTAACAAATGCAAG CCTGATGAAGGCGGCGGCGTGCAGCACGTGGCTGGGGGACCTGGTGACCGCGCTCATGGTCACCGACATGATGCTGCAAGACACGCTGTACCCGCTGTGGGCGCCGCGCCTGCGCGCGCTCTGGCGCCGCTCCGACCTGCCGCGCATCCTCGTCTTCTGGGTGGGCTCGGTGCTGGCCACCGCCGTCGTCGTCACGCTCATCGTCAGCGACTGGATCTCCTGGGACCACCTCAACAAGGACTTCCTGTCCACCACCG AGCTATCAAGGGCGTTCCTGGCCTCCTCCATCCTCGTGATGGACCTGCTGATCGTGATGCAGGATTGGGACTTTCCACACTTCACGACAACTTTGCACGTCAATCTGCCTGGCTTCAACGTTGCCACTCTCAAGTGGAAGTATGCTGAAGTCGACATCACAG GTAAATGGTTCAACTATGGGATAATAGTGATGGTTACGCTGCTCGACTTGAACATGTGGAAGAATCAAATTATTTACGACCCAGCAGAATTCGGACAATATACAG GTTGTTACAGGCCCGGACGACAAGATCCGCACGGTGAACGACTGGGAGGTACTAGAGACCGGGAACGCCAGCTACTGGACGTGGGAGAGCCGCTCGCGAGTCAATCCAGACACGGGACAGCCTTATTTCTTCG
- the LOC134535843 gene encoding transmembrane protein 117-like isoform X3, which produces MASPSRVHRSTLSLRAASAADFWGRLSQSMAFIDGSTRSSSADSSSLGGRGRAACQRRAQAGGDRSQQETWHHVFAEGGDWELRACLPPATTSASVLLELTAAGADCRVARRLSTPADLWRAHARKPSSWEESSALQRRRSALLVAARRGNTAGRGAGNTAGRGAGNAAFLVLPAAADEDKRDARYFFQHPYSRLCVTYLVIFCNFLLFAEDPISHSHTESDIPVVGNVFSFVLTKYPPEWRWSVIKVLTWLLAMMCGMILGKLIIHGILFSQILRLKMFRDDQGSWMTMFLTVIVSLYMFSHAYNLLLFLWYNDASYQINSHMGVTNASLMKAAACSTWLGDLVTALMVTDMMLQDTLYPLWAPRLRALWRRSDLPRILVFWVGSVLATAVVVTLIVSDWISWDHLNKDFLSTTELSRAFLASSILVMDLLIVMQDWDFPHFTTTLHVNLPGFNVATLKWKYAEVDITGCYRPGRQDPHGERLGGTRDRERQLLDVGEPLASQSRHGTALFLRGHGDELTLHGLPTVC; this is translated from the exons ATGGCCTCGCCGTCGCGCGTGCACAGGTCGACTCTCTCGCTGCGCGCGGCCTCCGCCGCCGACTTCTGGGGCCGCCTGTCGCAGAGCATGGCGTTCATCGACGGCAGCACGCGCAGCTCCTCCGCGGACTCGTCGTCCCTAGGGGGTCGCGGGAGGGCGGCCTGCCAGCGGCGCGCGCAGGCCGGCGGCGACCGCAGCCAGCAGGAGACGTGGCACCACGTGTTCGCCGAGGGCGGCGACTGGGAGCTGAGGGCGTGCCTGCCCCCGGCGACCACCTCCGCGTCGGTGCTGCTGGAGCTGACCGCCGCCGGCGCGGACTGCCGCGTCGCCCGGCGCCTCTCC ACGCCCGCCGACCTGTGGCGCGCCCACGCGAGAAAGCCCAGCAGCTGGGAGGAGAGCTCGGCGCTGCAGAGGCGCCGCAGCGCGCTCCTGgtcgcggcgcggcgcggcaacACCGCCGGCCGCGGCGCCGGCAACACCGCCGGCCGCGGCGCCGGCAACGCCGCCTTCCTCGTGCTGCCCGCCGCCGCCGACGAGGACAAGAGGGACGCGCGCTACTTCTTCCAGCACCCCTACAGCCGCCTCTGCGTCACCTACCTCGTCATCTTCTGCAACTTCCTGCTGTTCGCCGAGGACCCCATTTCCCACAGCCACACGG AGTCTGATATCCCTGTGGTTGGAAACGTGTTTAGTTTTGTGCTAACAAAATACCCTCCCGAATGGCGGTGGTCTGTGATTAAG GTTTTAACTTGGCTATTGGCGATGATGTGCGGAATGATTTTGGGCAAACTAATTATACACGGTATCCTCTTCAGTCAAATACTTCGATTGAAGATGTTCAGGGATGATCAG GGTTCATGGATGACTATGTTCCTGACAGTGATTGTGTCTTTATATATGTTCTCCCATGCGTACAACCTACTGCTGTTTCTGTGGTATAATGATGCAAGCTACCAGATAAATAGCCATATGGGCGTAACAAATGCAAG CCTGATGAAGGCGGCGGCGTGCAGCACGTGGCTGGGGGACCTGGTGACCGCGCTCATGGTCACCGACATGATGCTGCAAGACACGCTGTACCCGCTGTGGGCGCCGCGCCTGCGCGCGCTCTGGCGCCGCTCCGACCTGCCGCGCATCCTCGTCTTCTGGGTGGGCTCGGTGCTGGCCACCGCCGTCGTCGTCACGCTCATCGTCAGCGACTGGATCTCCTGGGACCACCTCAACAAGGACTTCCTGTCCACCACCG AGCTATCAAGGGCGTTCCTGGCCTCCTCCATCCTCGTGATGGACCTGCTGATCGTGATGCAGGATTGGGACTTTCCACACTTCACGACAACTTTGCACGTCAATCTGCCTGGCTTCAACGTTGCCACTCTCAAGTGGAAGTATGCTGAAGTCGACATCACAG GTTGTTACAGGCCCGGACGACAAGATCCGCACGGTGAACGACTGGGAGGTACTAGAGACCGGGAACGCCAGCTACTGGACGTGGGAGAGCCGCTCGCGAGTCAATCCAGACACGGGACAGCCTTATTTCTTCG